A single genomic interval of uncultured Sphaerochaeta sp. harbors:
- a CDS encoding cation transporter: MKKITIQLESLTCPSCLQKIENAAKSLQGVQKESVKVLFNSSKVKLDFDDSYIAAKEIEQAISALGYEVKNSQVKEM, from the coding sequence ATGAAAAAAATAACAATCCAGTTGGAATCGTTGACCTGCCCGTCTTGCCTGCAAAAAATAGAGAATGCTGCAAAATCTTTGCAAGGAGTTCAGAAAGAGAGTGTGAAGGTTCTCTTCAACTCCAGTAAAGTAAAGCTAGACTTCGATGATTCTTATATAGCTGCAAAAGAGATAGAGCAGGCAATCAGCGCACTAGGCTATGAGGTGAAGAACTCACAAGTTAAAGAGATGTAA
- the xdhA gene encoding xanthine dehydrogenase subunit XdhA: protein MNIIGKSPNRVDAYDKVTGKAKYTPDLVSPHALHAKVLHSTIANGWVKEFDLSEAWKVEGVVDIVTCFDVPDIQFPTAGHPWSTEPKHQDIADRKLLNARVRCYADDIAAVIAETEIAAEEAVRKIKVTYEEYAPILSIEDAMKEGATVIHEEKPNNVVVHSSYEIGSFEESIKEKGLIKVVGDYETPIVTHCHIEPANSFAYEEDGKIVVVSSTQIPHIVRRVCSQALGVGFGKIRIVKPYIGGGFGNKQDALTEPLNAFLTTRVGGRPVILSYTREETFACTRTRHAMKFHIESYIRPDGSFAARSIEAYSNQGAYASHAHALVANAVNGFRMMYPVGAIKGEAYTVYTNMPTAGAMRAYGIPQIGFALEAHVDDIVAKTGFDSIKIRKQNMMKLGFVDPVTTITCHSTGLEECIDKGEKYLSYSKKRKEYEKQDGPIRKGVGMAIFCYKTGVYPISLETSAVRMLLNQDGSLQVQMGATEIGQGADTVFAMMAAETIGLTMDKIHMISKQDTDVTPYDTGAYASRQSYVSGLAVKKTAEAFKKKLLDFAGFMLKCDPWDLDIKENYIVHTNKDEHLLSVADVAIESCYSLTNSQHIAAEETHHCTDNTYSFGVCFVEVEVDIPMCQVKVLDIINVHDSGTILNHQTAKGQVHGGMSMGLGYGLYERHLFDPKTGRMYNDNLLDYKLMTALDTPDLHADFVETYDPTGPYGNKSLGEPPTIPVAPAIRNAVLNATGVAVNAIPLHPQRLFGAFTDAGLIK from the coding sequence ATGAATATCATAGGAAAATCCCCAAACCGAGTCGATGCATACGACAAAGTGACGGGAAAAGCAAAATATACCCCCGATCTGGTCTCTCCCCATGCACTTCATGCAAAAGTACTGCATAGTACCATTGCAAATGGCTGGGTGAAGGAGTTTGACCTATCTGAGGCATGGAAGGTTGAAGGGGTTGTGGACATTGTCACCTGTTTTGATGTCCCCGACATTCAATTCCCTACTGCAGGGCACCCATGGTCGACTGAACCCAAACACCAGGATATTGCCGACCGTAAGTTGCTCAATGCAAGGGTTCGCTGCTATGCCGATGATATTGCAGCAGTTATTGCCGAAACTGAGATTGCTGCAGAAGAAGCAGTGAGAAAAATCAAGGTAACCTACGAAGAGTATGCTCCCATCCTCTCTATTGAAGATGCAATGAAGGAAGGGGCAACGGTAATCCACGAGGAGAAGCCAAACAACGTAGTGGTCCACTCTTCCTATGAGATCGGTTCCTTTGAAGAGTCCATTAAGGAAAAGGGCCTTATCAAAGTCGTAGGCGACTACGAGACCCCAATCGTAACCCACTGTCATATTGAACCTGCAAACTCGTTTGCATATGAGGAAGATGGCAAGATTGTCGTGGTAAGCTCCACCCAGATTCCCCATATCGTGCGTCGTGTTTGTTCCCAGGCCTTGGGAGTAGGATTTGGCAAGATTAGGATTGTGAAACCCTATATTGGTGGTGGATTCGGCAATAAGCAGGATGCGCTCACCGAACCCTTGAATGCATTCCTGACCACTCGTGTTGGTGGCCGACCGGTTATTTTGTCCTATACCAGGGAAGAGACCTTTGCCTGTACAAGAACAAGACACGCAATGAAGTTCCACATCGAGAGCTATATTCGTCCTGATGGGTCATTTGCTGCCAGAAGCATTGAAGCCTACTCCAACCAGGGAGCATATGCGAGCCATGCACACGCACTGGTTGCCAATGCAGTAAACGGATTCAGGATGATGTATCCGGTGGGGGCAATCAAGGGGGAAGCCTATACGGTCTACACCAACATGCCAACCGCTGGAGCAATGAGGGCCTACGGTATTCCCCAGATTGGGTTTGCCTTGGAAGCCCACGTGGATGATATCGTGGCCAAGACTGGTTTTGACTCAATCAAGATCCGTAAGCAGAATATGATGAAGCTTGGTTTTGTAGACCCGGTTACCACCATCACCTGTCACTCCACCGGCCTCGAAGAGTGTATCGACAAGGGAGAGAAATACCTCTCATACTCAAAGAAGCGCAAGGAGTACGAGAAGCAGGATGGTCCGATCAGGAAAGGAGTCGGCATGGCCATCTTCTGCTACAAGACCGGTGTCTATCCGATCAGCTTGGAGACCTCCGCGGTACGTATGCTGCTCAACCAGGATGGCTCTCTGCAGGTACAGATGGGAGCAACCGAGATCGGTCAGGGTGCTGATACTGTCTTTGCCATGATGGCCGCTGAAACCATCGGCCTAACGATGGACAAGATACACATGATCAGCAAGCAGGACACTGATGTCACTCCCTACGATACCGGTGCCTATGCCTCCCGACAGTCCTACGTATCTGGGTTGGCGGTTAAGAAAACTGCCGAAGCCTTCAAGAAAAAGCTGCTTGATTTTGCCGGTTTTATGCTGAAGTGTGATCCATGGGATCTGGATATCAAGGAAAACTACATAGTGCACACCAACAAGGATGAGCATTTGCTCTCGGTTGCAGATGTAGCCATTGAATCCTGCTACAGCCTGACAAACTCACAGCATATTGCTGCTGAGGAGACACACCACTGCACAGACAACACGTACTCCTTCGGAGTCTGTTTTGTCGAGGTAGAGGTGGATATCCCGATGTGTCAGGTAAAGGTTCTGGATATCATCAATGTCCATGACTCAGGAACCATTCTCAATCACCAGACTGCAAAGGGTCAGGTGCATGGTGGAATGAGCATGGGGCTTGGCTATGGATTGTATGAACGACATCTGTTCGACCCGAAGACAGGCCGGATGTACAACGACAATCTGCTTGACTACAAGCTGATGACTGCCCTCGATACCCCTGACCTCCACGCTGACTTTGTAGAGACCTATGACCCCACCGGTCCATACGGAAACAAGAGCCTCGGGGAACCTCCTACGATTCCCGTCGCCCCAGCCATCCGTAATGCAGTACTCAATGCAACCGGTGTTGCTGTAAATGCAATTCCGCTTCACCCCCAACGTCTGTTTGGTGCATTCACCGATGCGGGACTGATCAAATAA
- a CDS encoding heavy metal translocating P-type ATPase, producing the protein MQKYILSKKNHITVLSALLIIFGFTSELVFHQERMAIWALVVASVLGAAPIAIQAYQALKVKVVSIDVLVTLAVIGAFLIRNFEESAIVTFLFLFGAFLEQRTLLKTRSAIKELTELAPESALKLLHSGAFEEVAVDDVDVGDTLLVKTGAKVPVDGTVLTGEGYINEASITGEAVSVGKKKGSQVFAGTILENGTMQIVADRVGEDTTFGKIIELVEEAQDSKSEAERFIDRFSKYYTPLVLVLSALVWVFSQNIELAITILVLGCPGALVIGVPVSNVAGIGNGARHGVLLKGSEVIHDFSRIDTLVFDKTGTLTVGNPTVADSEYYVSDVQKTLAYLSSIEHESDHPLAKAIIQYLGSTDMYGVQNTNVVAGGGITAEVDGHHIAVGNVSLMEQLKVNIPERVRSDISRFEANGNSLVLTAVDGDLQILMGIRDQIRPGVKDHLLKLKKLGVKDLVVLSGDNQGTVDLVAKQLGLTEAHGHMLPEDKASFIKKLQNEGRIVAFVGDGVNDSPSLALARIGIAMGSGTDVAIETSDVVLMNSDFSRLPHALGLAKATASNMRQNIAIAVGVVLVLLFSVFFSEWMNMSIGMLVHEASILIVILNGMRLLRYR; encoded by the coding sequence ATGCAGAAATATATACTGAGCAAAAAGAACCATATAACAGTACTGAGTGCATTGCTAATCATATTCGGTTTCACCAGTGAGCTGGTGTTTCACCAAGAGCGCATGGCTATATGGGCACTGGTTGTGGCTTCGGTGCTGGGTGCAGCTCCCATTGCAATCCAAGCCTATCAAGCATTGAAAGTGAAAGTTGTCAGTATCGATGTACTTGTTACTTTGGCGGTCATTGGCGCTTTTCTCATCAGAAACTTCGAGGAGTCAGCGATTGTCACCTTCTTGTTTCTCTTCGGCGCATTTCTTGAGCAACGCACCTTGCTCAAGACTCGTTCTGCGATCAAGGAGTTGACTGAACTTGCTCCGGAGAGTGCGTTGAAACTATTGCATAGCGGAGCGTTTGAGGAAGTTGCAGTCGACGATGTCGATGTTGGGGATACGCTGCTTGTCAAAACCGGGGCAAAGGTTCCTGTAGATGGTACCGTCCTGACAGGGGAGGGGTATATCAATGAAGCGAGCATCACCGGTGAAGCTGTGTCGGTCGGCAAGAAGAAGGGCTCTCAGGTGTTTGCCGGGACCATCCTTGAAAATGGAACCATGCAAATCGTAGCCGATCGTGTCGGAGAGGATACCACCTTTGGAAAAATCATTGAGCTGGTTGAAGAGGCACAGGACTCAAAGTCAGAGGCGGAACGGTTCATCGACAGATTCTCAAAATATTACACTCCTCTTGTACTCGTTCTCTCAGCTCTTGTCTGGGTGTTCTCCCAGAATATCGAGCTGGCAATAACGATTCTTGTGCTTGGATGTCCAGGAGCTCTGGTAATCGGAGTCCCTGTTTCGAATGTTGCCGGGATCGGCAATGGAGCAAGGCATGGGGTACTGCTGAAAGGCAGTGAGGTAATTCATGATTTCAGTAGGATCGATACCCTGGTATTTGACAAAACCGGTACATTGACAGTGGGAAATCCTACCGTTGCAGATAGTGAATATTACGTTTCTGATGTGCAGAAAACACTGGCATATCTGTCTAGTATCGAACACGAGTCCGATCATCCATTGGCAAAGGCGATCATCCAATATCTTGGTTCAACCGATATGTATGGAGTTCAAAACACCAATGTCGTTGCAGGAGGCGGAATCACCGCTGAGGTGGATGGCCATCACATCGCAGTTGGAAATGTCAGCTTGATGGAACAGCTCAAGGTGAATATTCCTGAGAGGGTGCGGTCAGATATTTCCCGTTTTGAAGCAAACGGCAACTCTCTGGTTTTGACAGCAGTGGACGGGGACCTTCAGATACTGATGGGTATTCGGGACCAGATACGGCCGGGCGTGAAAGATCATCTGCTTAAACTCAAGAAGCTAGGTGTCAAGGATTTGGTTGTTCTTTCTGGGGACAATCAAGGGACGGTGGATTTGGTAGCAAAACAGCTTGGTTTAACAGAGGCCCATGGACATATGTTGCCGGAAGATAAAGCCTCCTTCATAAAGAAACTCCAAAACGAGGGCCGAATTGTTGCCTTCGTCGGAGACGGGGTGAACGACAGCCCTTCCCTTGCTTTGGCTAGAATTGGTATTGCCATGGGCAGTGGCACTGATGTAGCAATTGAAACATCGGATGTTGTATTGATGAATTCAGATTTCAGTCGCCTGCCTCATGCTCTGGGATTGGCAAAAGCTACAGCAAGCAACATGCGTCAGAATATTGCAATTGCCGTAGGAGTGGTGTTGGTACTGCTATTTAGTGTGTTCTTCAGTGAGTGGATGAACATGTCCATTGGTATGCTTGTGCACGAAGCGAGTATTCTTATTGTGATTCTCAATGGAATGCGTCTGCTTCGCTATCGATAA
- the xdhC gene encoding xanthine dehydrogenase subunit XdhC has translation MANKDITCTVNGKQRTFTVDIRSSLSDMLRGNAGLDSIKHGCDVGECGACTVLINGKPFNSCIYMAIWAEGKDILTLEGLSDTKGTISDIQQAFIDEGAVQCGFCTPGFIMSSIPIINKDTPSTREEIRKQVAGNLCRCTGYEHIVDAIEKTQKKRIAEKKKN, from the coding sequence ATGGCTAATAAAGATATCACCTGCACGGTCAATGGGAAGCAGAGAACCTTTACAGTGGATATTCGTTCATCTCTTTCCGATATGCTCCGTGGAAACGCTGGCTTGGACAGCATCAAACATGGCTGTGATGTAGGAGAATGTGGTGCTTGTACCGTTCTGATCAATGGAAAGCCGTTCAACTCCTGTATCTATATGGCTATCTGGGCTGAGGGAAAGGATATCCTGACCCTCGAGGGATTGAGTGACACCAAGGGAACGATCAGCGACATTCAGCAGGCCTTCATTGATGAAGGCGCTGTACAGTGTGGCTTCTGTACCCCGGGATTCATCATGTCTTCCATTCCCATCATCAACAAGGATACCCCCTCCACCAGGGAGGAGATCAGAAAGCAGGTAGCTGGCAACCTCTGCAGGTGCACCGGTTATGAGCATATTGTTGATGCAATTGAGAAAACGCAGAAGAAACGTATTGCAGAGAAGAAAAAGAACTAG
- a CDS encoding 2-dehydropantoate 2-reductase N-terminal domain-containing protein: MRIAIYGAGSLGTVLGAYLNDQGVAVDLISRNKEHIRELQEKGAQIVGKRTATIAVTALLPEDMKEPYDLIFLLTKQLENRQVASFLKPFLKEDGMLCTMQNGIPEPTLMEILGNNRVCGCTIGWGATLIRSGVVELTSDEQTFSFNLGLPVPGEEAWLEKISSILTVMGSVTIERNFIGARWSKLLINASFSGTATALGCTFGDVAANRQARRIAQRIIKECIEVAKASSVTLEPVQGKDITEAFRLYEFF, translated from the coding sequence ATGCGTATAGCCATCTATGGTGCTGGATCACTGGGAACGGTTTTGGGAGCCTATCTGAATGATCAGGGAGTAGCTGTTGATCTCATCAGCAGAAACAAGGAACACATCAGAGAACTGCAGGAGAAAGGGGCTCAAATAGTGGGCAAACGCACTGCTACCATTGCTGTGACTGCCCTACTGCCTGAAGATATGAAGGAGCCATATGACCTCATCTTCCTGCTTACCAAGCAACTCGAGAACAGGCAAGTTGCTTCCTTCCTGAAACCCTTCCTCAAAGAGGACGGGATGCTCTGTACCATGCAGAACGGAATCCCTGAACCCACCTTGATGGAAATACTGGGAAATAATCGTGTCTGTGGCTGCACCATAGGCTGGGGTGCTACATTGATCAGGAGCGGGGTGGTAGAACTGACCAGTGATGAACAAACCTTCTCCTTTAACCTCGGCTTACCCGTTCCTGGAGAGGAAGCATGGCTTGAGAAAATCTCTTCCATCCTCACTGTAATGGGATCGGTCACGATTGAGCGCAATTTCATCGGAGCCCGTTGGTCGAAGCTTCTGATCAATGCCTCATTCAGTGGAACCGCTACAGCACTGGGCTGTACGTTTGGGGATGTTGCAGCAAACAGACAAGCAAGAAGGATAGCACAGAGGATTATCAAGGAGTGTATCGAGGTAGCCAAGGCATCTTCAGTAACCTTGGAACCAGTACAAGGGAAAGACATTACAGAGGCTTTTCGATTATACGAATTCTTTTAA
- a CDS encoding ketopantoate reductase C-terminal domain-containing protein, with product MIPFAIRKHRQLKPSMLQDIERGKPCEVDAINGVLSEQGKKLGIPTPINDHVVSIIHRIEAKELQPSMENLKEFML from the coding sequence TTGATCCCCTTTGCGATCCGTAAGCATCGCCAGCTGAAACCGAGCATGCTCCAAGACATCGAGAGAGGAAAACCCTGTGAGGTAGATGCCATAAACGGAGTACTCAGCGAACAAGGAAAGAAATTGGGAATTCCTACTCCCATCAATGACCATGTGGTATCCATTATTCACCGCATCGAGGCCAAGGAGCTTCAACCATCAATGGAGAACCTGAAGGAGTTCATGCTTTAG
- the xdhB gene encoding xanthine dehydrogenase subunit XdhB, producing MYNFNKLYEPTSVEEALRLKKEHPEALILAGGSDILIKIREGKLAGCDLINIYMLEDLRGICLEDDGSILIRPLTSFTDVSMHPVIREHVPVLGDAVDQIGGPQIRNIGTIGGNICNGVTSADSATTLKAYDAVLELTSLDGIRILPYAEFNLGPGKVDLRPGEIMTGIRIPKESYENTYGHYIKYAMRRAMDIATLGCSVNVTLNKNKDAIERLRIAFGVAAPIPIRSTQAEESAKGHALDASLLDAVAEGALADVTPRTSWRASKEFRLQLVKELARRATKAAVEKAGGTING from the coding sequence ATGTATAACTTTAATAAACTCTATGAACCAACCTCTGTAGAGGAGGCCTTACGGCTTAAGAAGGAGCATCCTGAAGCTCTTATCCTTGCCGGAGGCAGTGATATCCTGATCAAGATCCGCGAAGGGAAGCTTGCAGGTTGTGATCTTATCAACATCTATATGCTCGAAGACCTGAGAGGCATCTGCTTGGAGGACGATGGTTCAATCCTTATCCGTCCACTGACCAGCTTCACCGATGTCTCCATGCATCCAGTGATCAGGGAACATGTTCCCGTCCTGGGAGATGCTGTTGACCAGATCGGCGGCCCCCAGATCAGGAATATCGGCACCATCGGTGGAAACATCTGCAACGGTGTCACTAGCGCCGACTCGGCAACCACCCTAAAAGCGTATGATGCAGTGCTGGAGCTGACCAGTCTGGATGGGATACGAATTCTTCCCTATGCAGAGTTCAATCTTGGACCAGGCAAGGTAGACCTTCGCCCAGGCGAGATCATGACTGGGATCCGTATCCCCAAAGAGAGCTACGAGAACACCTATGGCCACTACATCAAGTATGCGATGCGGCGAGCCATGGATATCGCGACTCTTGGGTGCTCAGTCAATGTAACATTAAACAAGAACAAGGACGCAATAGAAAGGCTCCGCATTGCCTTTGGAGTTGCAGCCCCCATTCCCATCCGCTCCACACAAGCAGAGGAGAGCGCCAAGGGACATGCCCTTGATGCGTCATTGCTCGACGCGGTAGCTGAGGGTGCACTTGCTGATGTCACTCCAAGAACCAGTTGGAGAGCCAGCAAGGAGTTCAGACTGCAGTTGGTAAAGGAGCTCGCAAGACGGGCAACCAAGGCGGCTGTAGAGAAAGCAGGAGGAACAATCAATGGCTAA